A DNA window from Actinokineospora baliensis contains the following coding sequences:
- a CDS encoding DUF2771 family protein, with the protein MRRAITATLAGATIVLAGCSAPPPPDVTFYTDGSSVNAGPIWLCEVGKEKCLQDLHAVATLPTRKGQTVQISVSSGVADSPWGVVFSYIDKDGKQMAASSTLITKDLSYTLTPPPEAERLVYVEVQKLQVVRGKLVQSGVWALGTEARQ; encoded by the coding sequence GTGCGCAGAGCCATCACCGCGACACTCGCCGGTGCCACCATCGTCCTCGCCGGTTGCTCAGCACCCCCGCCGCCCGACGTCACCTTCTACACCGACGGCTCGAGCGTCAACGCGGGCCCGATCTGGCTGTGCGAGGTCGGCAAGGAGAAATGCCTCCAAGACCTGCACGCGGTGGCGACCCTGCCGACGCGCAAGGGCCAGACCGTGCAGATCTCCGTGTCGTCCGGCGTCGCCGACAGCCCGTGGGGCGTGGTGTTCTCCTACATCGACAAAGACGGCAAGCAGATGGCGGCGAGCAGCACGCTGATCACGAAGGACCTGTCGTACACGCTGACGCCGCCACCCGAAGCCGAGCGGCTGGTCTACGTCGAAGTGCAGAAGCTGCAGGTCGTGCGGGGAAAACTGGTCCAGTCCGGGGTGTGGGCACTTGGCACCGAAGCGCGGCAGTGA
- a CDS encoding cold-shock protein: protein MPTGKVKWYDSEKGFGFVTQDGGEDVYVRASALPAGVPGLKAGQRIEFGVADGRRGPQALSVRLIDAPPSVVEARRRPAEELHGLVEDMIKMLESTVQPDLQRGRYPDRKVTKRIAEVVRAVARELDP from the coding sequence GTGCCGACCGGCAAGGTCAAGTGGTACGACTCGGAGAAGGGCTTCGGGTTCGTCACGCAGGACGGCGGTGAGGACGTGTACGTCCGCGCTTCCGCCCTGCCCGCTGGCGTCCCCGGCCTCAAGGCCGGGCAGCGCATCGAGTTCGGCGTGGCGGACGGGCGGCGCGGGCCGCAGGCCCTGTCGGTCCGGCTCATCGATGCGCCGCCGTCGGTGGTCGAGGCCAGGCGCAGGCCTGCCGAGGAGCTGCACGGGCTGGTCGAGGACATGATCAAGATGCTGGAGTCGACCGTCCAGCCGGACCTGCAGCGCGGCCGCTACCCCGACCGCAAGGTCACCAAGCGCATCGCCGAGGTCGTCCGGGCGGTGGCGCGGGAACTCGACCCGTAG
- a CDS encoding glutaminyl-peptide cyclotransferase, which yields MRARLTALVAVVACLATGCSGTSEPRPSTTAAIPTNSGVPTLKPQVLAEVPHDGTAFTQGLELVDGVLYEGTGLEGRSQMRATDPATGSVRERVELPDEFFGEGITVVGDRIWQITWQNGVAIERDRDTLAEKRQVTYEGEGWGICHDGSRLVMSDGTDKLTFRDPATFAATGEVRVRDSQGPVVKLNELECVDGAVYANVWETDRIVRIDPATGAVTAVVDLTGLLPEGERTGADVLNGIAAVPGTDEFLVTGKLWPKLFRVRFAAAG from the coding sequence GTGCGCGCCCGTCTGACCGCCCTCGTCGCTGTCGTCGCCTGCCTCGCCACAGGCTGTTCCGGCACGTCAGAGCCCCGGCCGTCGACGACCGCCGCGATCCCGACCAATTCCGGGGTCCCGACGCTCAAGCCGCAGGTGCTCGCCGAGGTCCCCCACGACGGGACCGCGTTCACCCAGGGCCTGGAGTTGGTCGACGGGGTCCTCTACGAGGGCACCGGCCTGGAGGGGCGGTCGCAGATGCGGGCGACGGATCCGGCTACCGGGTCCGTGCGGGAGCGGGTGGAGCTGCCGGACGAGTTCTTCGGTGAGGGGATCACGGTCGTCGGCGACCGGATCTGGCAGATCACCTGGCAGAACGGCGTGGCCATAGAGCGCGACCGCGACACCCTCGCCGAGAAGCGCCAGGTCACCTATGAGGGTGAAGGTTGGGGCATCTGCCACGACGGCAGCAGGCTCGTGATGAGCGACGGGACCGACAAGCTCACCTTCCGCGATCCGGCGACCTTCGCGGCGACGGGCGAGGTGCGGGTCCGCGACTCCCAGGGGCCCGTGGTCAAGCTCAACGAGCTCGAGTGCGTCGACGGGGCCGTCTACGCGAACGTCTGGGAGACCGACCGGATCGTGCGGATCGACCCGGCCACCGGCGCGGTCACCGCGGTTGTGGACCTCACGGGGTTACTGCCTGAGGGTGAACGCACCGGCGCGGACGTGCTCAACGGTATCGCCGCGGTGCCGGGGACCGATGAGTTCCTCGTGACGGGCAAGCTGTGGCCGAAGCTGTTCCGGGTCCGGTTCGCGGCCGCGGGCTAG
- a CDS encoding DUF3027 domain-containing protein codes for MTSTPAPEAVTDPALLAAVEFARAAAREQAGSEVGAHVAVRAEDSASATHLFEADKPGYRGWRWAVTVAAATSGDEVTVSEVVLLPGPDALVAPAWIPWQDRVRAGDLGVGDLLPVDPDDPRLVPAYVESDDPEVEALAMEVGLGRVRVLSRFGRVDAADRWKVGEFGPGSDMARGAPAACGTCGFYLPVAGSLGAAFGVCGNEISPADGRAVHAGYGCGAHSENEVEQISPVLVADLIYDDARLDIEVTPVAEEPAGEPETDEPAADEAQASVDEPPAVEQPSPESVEQAVDAVAQGEQVAEPSGQPESDSRG; via the coding sequence ATGACCTCGACGCCTGCACCAGAAGCCGTGACCGACCCCGCGCTGCTCGCGGCGGTCGAGTTCGCGCGCGCCGCCGCGCGGGAGCAGGCCGGGTCCGAAGTCGGCGCGCACGTTGCGGTGCGGGCCGAGGACTCGGCGTCGGCGACCCACCTCTTCGAGGCGGACAAACCCGGATACCGGGGCTGGCGGTGGGCGGTCACCGTCGCCGCCGCGACCTCGGGGGACGAGGTGACCGTCAGCGAGGTCGTGCTGCTGCCCGGTCCCGACGCCCTCGTGGCCCCCGCCTGGATCCCCTGGCAGGACCGCGTCCGCGCCGGTGACCTCGGCGTCGGCGACCTCCTGCCGGTCGACCCGGACGACCCCCGCCTGGTCCCGGCCTACGTCGAGTCGGACGACCCCGAGGTCGAGGCGCTGGCGATGGAGGTCGGCCTCGGCCGGGTCCGCGTCCTGTCGCGCTTCGGTCGCGTCGACGCCGCCGACCGCTGGAAGGTCGGCGAGTTCGGCCCGGGTTCGGACATGGCGCGCGGCGCCCCTGCGGCTTGCGGCACCTGTGGCTTCTACCTGCCCGTCGCGGGCTCTCTCGGCGCTGCCTTCGGTGTGTGCGGCAACGAGATCTCGCCCGCGGACGGCCGGGCTGTGCACGCGGGCTACGGCTGCGGTGCGCACTCCGAGAACGAGGTCGAGCAGATCTCCCCGGTGCTCGTGGCGGACCTGATCTACGACGACGCCCGCCTCGACATCGAGGTCACCCCCGTGGCCGAGGAGCCCGCTGGCGAACCTGAGACCGATGAGCCTGCCGCCGACGAGGCGCAGGCGTCGGTGGACGAGCCGCCCGCGGTCGAGCAGCCCAGCCCGGAGTCGGTCGAGCAGGCAGTTGACGCTGTGGCCCAGGGTGAGCAGGTAGCCGAACCGTCCGGTCAGCCCGAGTCCGACTCGCGCGGGTGA
- a CDS encoding MFS transporter encodes MEHVIRNGPADQPPSGRRSGRKAKRGWADVQQPSWRTPEPPTTGIPRQNPQLPPHAPHRRDPLPPPRTTRPIEPEEPRYETYGDRDPERYGRPPHREPEYRDDYPPQPRYRDTGTRYEEEPPTEIERREGPPPGYPKKLTVTRVAAMRSRQLTAQAMTAFRKAANADGADKSGLTSLTYATMLNYAGDAAMAVALANTLFFSAASGESKGKVALYLLITVAPFALLAPVIGPMLDRLQRGRRLAMCVASAGQALMCVIMAMHFDDWMLYPAALGKMVLSKSFTVLKAAITPRVLPPEITLAKTNARLTVFGLAAGAVAGGLAALFANLFGSPGALWFTVLICAVGAAQALRIPAWVEVTEGEVPASISAKMPLPTTKRTPMGRHVVVSLWGNGSIRVLTGFLMMFAAFAVRAQNEAEPFQQLLLLGLIAGAAGIGSFAGNAVGARIHIGNHEQVVLGCLIAALATTVVATLTASIFAATIVGLVGAIASALAKNSLDAVIQDDLPEESRASAFGRSETVLQLGWVFGGAVGVLLPPIWWVGFLVVSVMLALGLAQTLLTRKGGSLIPGFAGQRASEKMAAAVRRFRPAPRSSRHDT; translated from the coding sequence ATGGAACACGTGATTCGCAACGGCCCCGCTGATCAGCCGCCGTCCGGCCGCCGCTCGGGCCGGAAGGCGAAGCGGGGCTGGGCGGATGTCCAACAGCCGAGCTGGCGGACCCCCGAACCGCCCACCACCGGCATCCCCCGGCAGAACCCACAGCTGCCCCCACACGCACCGCACCGCCGCGATCCACTGCCTCCGCCGCGCACCACTCGGCCTATAGAGCCGGAGGAGCCGAGGTACGAGACCTACGGCGATCGCGACCCCGAGAGGTACGGCCGCCCGCCACACAGGGAGCCCGAGTACCGGGACGACTACCCGCCGCAGCCGCGCTATAGGGACACCGGCACGCGGTACGAGGAAGAGCCGCCGACGGAGATAGAGCGCCGAGAAGGCCCTCCGCCCGGGTACCCGAAGAAGCTGACCGTGACCCGGGTCGCCGCGATGCGCAGTAGACAGCTGACGGCACAGGCGATGACCGCTTTCCGTAAGGCCGCGAACGCCGACGGTGCCGACAAGTCCGGCCTAACGTCGCTGACCTACGCCACGATGCTCAACTACGCGGGCGACGCGGCGATGGCGGTCGCCCTGGCGAACACGCTGTTCTTCTCCGCGGCGAGCGGGGAGAGCAAGGGCAAGGTCGCCCTGTACCTGCTGATCACCGTGGCCCCGTTCGCCCTGCTCGCGCCGGTCATCGGGCCGATGCTGGACCGGCTGCAGCGCGGCCGCAGGCTGGCCATGTGCGTCGCGTCGGCCGGTCAGGCCCTGATGTGCGTGATCATGGCGATGCACTTCGACGACTGGATGCTCTACCCGGCGGCGCTGGGGAAGATGGTCCTGTCCAAGTCGTTCACCGTGCTCAAAGCCGCGATCACACCAAGAGTCCTACCGCCGGAGATCACGCTCGCGAAGACCAACGCGCGGTTGACCGTCTTCGGCCTAGCGGCAGGCGCGGTGGCCGGAGGGCTTGCCGCCCTCTTCGCGAACCTCTTCGGGTCACCAGGCGCGTTGTGGTTCACGGTGTTGATCTGCGCAGTGGGTGCCGCGCAGGCACTACGGATCCCGGCGTGGGTAGAGGTGACCGAGGGCGAAGTTCCGGCCTCTATCAGCGCCAAGATGCCGCTGCCGACCACAAAACGAACGCCTATGGGCCGACACGTGGTGGTGTCGCTGTGGGGCAACGGGTCAATCCGCGTGCTTACGGGCTTCCTGATGATGTTCGCGGCTTTCGCCGTGCGAGCCCAGAACGAAGCCGAGCCATTCCAGCAGTTGCTGCTCTTGGGCCTGATCGCGGGCGCGGCGGGTATTGGCAGCTTCGCCGGGAACGCCGTAGGCGCGCGCATCCACATCGGTAACCACGAGCAGGTGGTGCTGGGGTGCCTGATCGCCGCCTTGGCGACGACCGTGGTGGCCACCCTCACAGCGAGCATCTTCGCGGCGACGATCGTGGGTCTTGTCGGCGCTATAGCCAGCGCGCTGGCTAAGAACAGCCTCGACGCGGTCATCCAAGACGACCTGCCCGAGGAGTCCCGCGCGTCCGCCTTCGGCCGGTCCGAGACCGTCCTCCAGTTGGGCTGGGTCTTCGGCGGCGCGGTCGGGGTGCTCCTACCGCCGATCTGGTGGGTCGGCTTCCTGGTCGTGTCGGTGATGCTGGCCCTGGGCCTCGCGCAAACCCTGCTCACCCGCAAGGGCGGCAGCCTCATCCCCGGGTTCGCCGGGCAGCGCGCCAGCGAGAAGATGGCCGCCGCGGTACGCCGGTTCCGCCCCGCGCCGAGGTCGAGCAGGCACGACACGTAG